The Streptomyces sp. HUAS CB01 genome has a segment encoding these proteins:
- a CDS encoding NADH-quinone oxidoreductase subunit G — translation MTVTTSAASAGGGSAPVPPEDLVTLTIDGVEISVPKGTLVIRAAEQLGIEIPRFCDHPLLDPAGACRQCIVEVEGQRKPMASCTITCTDGMVVRSQLTSPVAEKAQKGVMELLLINHPLDCPVCDKGGECPLQNQAVSHGQAESRFEGRKRTYEKPVNISTQVLLDRERCVLCARCTRFSNQIAGDPMIELLERGALQQVGTGEGDPFASYFSGNTIQICPVGALTSAAYRFRSRPFDLVSSPSVCEHCAGGCATRTDHRRGKVMRRLAAEDPEVNEEWICDKGRFAFRYAQQRDRLTTPLVRSKETGELEPASWPEALEAAATGLAAARGRAAVLTGGRLTVEDAYAYAKFARIALDTNDIDFRARVHSSEEADFLAARVAGHGRDLDGEGVTYTALEKAPAVLLAGFESEEEAPGVFLRLRKAARKHGQQTFALATHATRGLAKAGGVLLPAAPGTEAEWLDALASGTGLEGDGATAAEALRAAGAVIVVGERLAGVPGALSAVTRAAAATGAALVWIPRRAGERGAIEAGALPSLLPGGRPATDPQARAETAEAWGVRELPHRYGRDTGQIVEAAANGELAALVVAGVEVADLPHPARAREALDSVGFLVSLELRPSEVTSRADVVFPVAAVAEKPGTFLNWEGRARLFEAALKPDQMTRPLPPADARVLHMLADALDVHLALPDLRSVRREMDRLGGWTGARAAEPAESARPVPRPGEGEAVLAGHRLLLDQGLLQEGDEALAGTRHAAVARLSAATAAETGVKDGDLLAVSGPSGSVQLPLQVTEMPDHVVWLPLNSAGGGVLSDTGVTPGRLVRVGPAATAGHGSAGPDDVPEVRA, via the coding sequence ATGACCGTCACCACGTCCGCCGCGTCCGCCGGCGGCGGGAGCGCCCCGGTCCCGCCGGAGGACCTGGTCACGCTGACCATCGACGGTGTCGAGATCTCCGTGCCGAAGGGCACCCTGGTCATCCGGGCCGCCGAACAGCTCGGCATCGAGATCCCCCGGTTCTGCGACCACCCGCTCCTCGACCCGGCCGGCGCCTGCCGGCAGTGCATCGTCGAGGTCGAGGGCCAGCGCAAGCCGATGGCCTCCTGCACCATCACCTGCACCGACGGCATGGTCGTCAGGTCCCAGCTCACCTCGCCCGTCGCCGAGAAGGCGCAGAAGGGCGTGATGGAGCTGCTGCTCATCAACCACCCGCTCGACTGCCCCGTCTGCGACAAGGGCGGCGAGTGCCCGCTGCAGAACCAGGCCGTCTCGCACGGCCAGGCCGAGTCCCGCTTCGAGGGCAGGAAGCGGACGTACGAGAAGCCGGTCAACATCTCCACCCAGGTGCTGCTCGACCGCGAGCGGTGCGTGCTGTGCGCACGCTGCACCCGCTTCTCCAACCAGATCGCCGGCGACCCGATGATCGAGCTCCTGGAACGCGGAGCGCTCCAGCAGGTCGGTACGGGCGAGGGCGACCCGTTCGCGTCCTACTTCTCCGGGAACACCATCCAGATCTGCCCGGTCGGCGCGCTGACCTCGGCGGCCTACCGCTTCCGCTCCCGGCCCTTCGACCTCGTCTCCTCGCCCTCCGTCTGCGAGCACTGCGCGGGCGGCTGCGCGACCCGCACCGACCACCGGCGCGGGAAGGTCATGCGGCGGCTCGCCGCCGAGGACCCCGAGGTCAACGAGGAGTGGATCTGCGACAAGGGGCGGTTCGCCTTCCGCTACGCCCAGCAGCGCGACCGGCTCACCACTCCGCTGGTCCGCAGCAAGGAGACCGGTGAGCTGGAGCCCGCGAGCTGGCCGGAGGCCCTGGAGGCGGCGGCCACCGGACTCGCGGCGGCACGCGGCCGGGCCGCGGTGCTCACCGGCGGGCGGCTGACCGTCGAGGACGCCTACGCCTACGCCAAGTTCGCCCGGATCGCCCTCGACACCAACGACATCGACTTCCGCGCGCGGGTCCACTCCTCGGAGGAGGCCGACTTCCTGGCCGCCCGCGTCGCCGGCCACGGCCGGGACCTGGACGGCGAGGGCGTCACGTACACCGCCCTGGAGAAGGCCCCGGCGGTCCTGCTCGCGGGCTTCGAGTCGGAGGAGGAGGCCCCCGGCGTCTTCCTCCGGCTGCGCAAGGCCGCGCGCAAGCACGGCCAGCAGACGTTCGCCCTCGCGACGCACGCCACCCGCGGGCTGGCGAAGGCCGGGGGCGTGCTGCTGCCCGCGGCGCCCGGCACCGAGGCCGAGTGGCTGGACGCGCTCGCGTCCGGCACCGGGCTCGAGGGGGACGGCGCCACGGCCGCCGAGGCGCTGCGGGCCGCAGGGGCCGTGATCGTCGTCGGTGAGCGGCTGGCCGGAGTGCCGGGCGCTCTGAGCGCGGTCACGCGCGCCGCGGCGGCGACCGGCGCCGCACTGGTCTGGATCCCGCGCCGCGCGGGTGAGCGCGGTGCGATCGAGGCGGGTGCCCTGCCGTCGCTGCTGCCCGGCGGCCGCCCCGCCACCGACCCGCAGGCCCGTGCGGAGACCGCGGAGGCCTGGGGAGTACGCGAACTGCCGCACCGCTACGGCCGGGACACCGGACAGATCGTGGAGGCCGCCGCCAACGGCGAACTGGCCGCCCTGGTCGTCGCCGGCGTCGAGGTCGCCGACCTGCCGCACCCCGCACGCGCCCGGGAGGCGCTCGACTCGGTCGGCTTCCTGGTCTCGCTGGAGCTGCGGCCCTCCGAGGTCACCTCGCGGGCCGACGTGGTCTTCCCGGTCGCGGCCGTGGCCGAGAAGCCCGGCACCTTCCTCAACTGGGAGGGCAGGGCACGCCTCTTCGAGGCCGCGCTCAAGCCGGACCAGATGACCCGCCCGCTGCCGCCGGCGGACGCGCGGGTACTGCACATGCTCGCCGACGCGCTCGACGTGCACCTCGCCCTGCCCGACCTCCGGTCCGTGCGCCGCGAGATGGACCGGCTGGGCGGCTGGACCGGCGCCCGGGCGGCCGAGCCCGCCGAGTCCGCCCGGCCGGTGCCCCGCCCCGGTGAGGGCGAGGCGGTCCTGGCCGGCCACCGGCTCCTGCTCGACCAGGGGCTCCTCCAGGAGGGCGACGAGGCGCTGGCCGGCACCCGGCACGCGGCCGTCGCCCGGCTCTCCGCCGCCACGGCGGCCGAGACCGGGGTCAAGGACGGCGATCTCCTCGCCGTCAGCGGCCCCTCCGGTTCCGTACAACTCCCGCTCCAGGTGACCGAGATGCCCGACCACGTGGTGTGGCTCCCGCTCAACTCGGCCGGCGGCGGCGTGCTGAGCGACACGGGCGTGACGCCCGGCCGGCTCGTCCGCGTCGGCCCGGCGGCAACGGCCGGCCACGGGAGCGCCGGCCCCGACGACGTACCGGAGGTGCGCGCGTGA
- the nuoH gene encoding NADH-quinone oxidoreductase subunit NuoH — MNPALLDRTLLAAEDLSLFGRDPWWLVVVKAVFCFAFLMVTVLFSIVWERKVVAWMQLRIGPNRHGPWGLLQSLADGVKLMLKEDVIVKRADKVVYVLAPIVAAIPAFMAIAVIPFGPAGNEISIFGQRTTMQLTDLPIAMLYILAVASVGIYGIVLAGWSSGSTYPLLGGLRSCAQMISYEIAMGAAFASVFLYSGSMSTSTIVEAQADRWYVLLLPVSFLIYIVTMIGETNRAPFDMPESEGDLVGGFNTEYSSIKFAMFMLAEYVNMVTVSAVSVTLFLGGWRAPWPISTFWEGANHGWWPMLWFVLKVQLLLFFFIWLRGTLPRVRYDQLMKLGWKVLIPVSVVWLMLVATVRALRNDGRDFSQIVLYVGGAVLAVLLLSFVADLFRGRKERADAEAAEAARAEQGGVPGAFDPMAGGFPVPPLPGQVLPQAPRRRPRRDRELIVSGGTNTDSDGPRDGKEADGV; from the coding sequence GTGAACCCGGCACTCCTCGACCGGACCCTGCTCGCGGCGGAGGACCTCTCGCTGTTCGGGCGGGACCCCTGGTGGCTGGTCGTCGTCAAGGCGGTCTTCTGCTTCGCCTTCCTGATGGTGACCGTGCTGTTCTCCATCGTGTGGGAGCGCAAGGTCGTCGCCTGGATGCAGCTGCGCATCGGCCCCAACCGGCACGGTCCGTGGGGCCTCCTCCAGTCCCTCGCGGACGGCGTCAAGCTGATGCTCAAGGAGGACGTGATCGTCAAGCGCGCGGACAAGGTGGTCTACGTCCTCGCGCCGATCGTCGCGGCCATCCCGGCCTTCATGGCGATCGCCGTCATCCCGTTCGGCCCGGCCGGCAACGAGATCTCGATCTTCGGCCAGCGGACCACGATGCAGCTCACCGACCTGCCGATCGCGATGCTGTACATCCTCGCGGTCGCCTCCGTCGGCATCTACGGCATCGTGCTCGCCGGCTGGTCGTCCGGCTCGACGTACCCGCTGCTCGGCGGACTGCGCTCCTGCGCGCAGATGATCTCCTACGAGATCGCCATGGGCGCCGCGTTCGCCTCGGTCTTCCTCTACTCCGGCTCGATGTCGACCTCGACGATCGTCGAGGCGCAGGCGGACCGCTGGTACGTCCTGCTGCTGCCGGTCTCGTTCCTCATCTACATCGTGACGATGATCGGTGAGACCAACCGGGCCCCGTTCGACATGCCGGAGTCCGAGGGCGACCTCGTCGGCGGCTTCAACACCGAGTACTCGTCGATCAAGTTCGCGATGTTCATGCTCGCCGAGTACGTCAACATGGTCACCGTCTCGGCGGTCTCGGTCACCCTCTTCCTGGGCGGCTGGCGGGCCCCGTGGCCCATCAGCACCTTCTGGGAGGGCGCGAACCACGGCTGGTGGCCGATGCTCTGGTTCGTCCTCAAGGTGCAGCTGCTCCTCTTCTTCTTCATCTGGCTGCGCGGCACGCTTCCGCGTGTCCGCTACGACCAGCTGATGAAGCTCGGCTGGAAGGTGCTCATCCCGGTCTCGGTCGTCTGGCTGATGCTCGTCGCGACCGTGCGGGCGCTGCGCAACGACGGCCGCGACTTCTCGCAGATCGTGCTGTACGTCGGCGGCGCCGTCCTCGCCGTCCTGCTGCTGTCCTTCGTCGCGGACCTCTTCCGCGGCCGGAAGGAGCGGGCCGACGCGGAGGCGGCGGAGGCCGCCCGGGCCGAACAGGGCGGGGTGCCCGGCGCGTTCGACCCGATGGCCGGAGGCTTCCCGGTGCCACCGCTGCCCGGACAGGTGCTGCCGCAGGCTCCGCGCAGGCGGCCCCGCCGCGACCGCGAGCTGATTGTCAGTGGTGGCACGAATACTGACAGTGACGGTCCTCGTGACGGAAAGGAGGCTGACGGTGTCTGA
- the nuoI gene encoding NADH-quinone oxidoreductase subunit NuoI, with the protein MSERSEDSESAFQNPVAGFGVTFKAMFKKRLTEQYPEQQKTTAPRFHGRHQLNRHPDGLEKCVGCELCAWACPADAIYVEGADNTEEERYSPGERYGRVYQINYARCILCGLCIEACPTRALTMTNEFELADSSRENLIYTKEQLLAGLEPGMVDTPHAIHPGTDEQDYYRGLVTGAAPGTERQTAVSKGEKPQDAASTYGPEEPAAKKEVDA; encoded by the coding sequence GTGTCTGAGCGATCCGAGGATTCCGAGAGCGCGTTCCAGAACCCGGTCGCCGGCTTCGGCGTGACCTTCAAGGCCATGTTCAAGAAGCGGCTGACCGAGCAGTACCCGGAGCAGCAGAAGACGACGGCGCCGCGCTTCCACGGCCGGCACCAGCTCAACCGGCACCCGGACGGGCTGGAGAAGTGCGTGGGCTGCGAGTTGTGCGCCTGGGCCTGTCCGGCGGACGCCATCTACGTGGAGGGTGCGGACAACACCGAGGAGGAGCGGTACTCCCCGGGCGAGCGGTACGGCCGCGTCTACCAGATCAACTACGCCCGCTGCATCCTCTGCGGGCTGTGCATCGAGGCGTGCCCGACCCGGGCGCTCACGATGACCAACGAGTTCGAGCTCGCCGACAGCTCCCGCGAGAACCTGATCTACACCAAGGAGCAGCTGCTGGCGGGCCTGGAGCCCGGCATGGTCGACACCCCGCACGCGATCCACCCCGGCACGGACGAGCAGGACTACTACCGGGGGCTGGTCACCGGAGCCGCACCGGGCACCGAGCGCCAGACCGCCGTGTCCAAGGGGGAGAAGCCGCAGGACGCCGCCTCCACCTACGGGCCGGAGGAGCCGGCGGCGAAGAAGGAGGTCGACGCATGA
- a CDS encoding NADH-quinone oxidoreductase subunit J, with the protein MSALAAATSTGEAVQFWVLGTVAVVGALCTILMRKAVHSALCLAGTMIILAVFYLANGAYFLGVVQIVVYTGAIMMLFLFVVMLVGVTAADSLKETLKGQRWWAALCGIGFGVLLIAGIGHASLGPGSFIGLGEANAAGNVEGLAALIFTKYVFAFEITGALLITAAVGAMVLTHRERTERAKTQRELAEQRVREGKHLPPLPAPGVYARHNAVDIAGLLPDGTPSELTVNKTLRARGQIRDVSREALNDLKALERRSEERLGRDRDELDRDGRRDGQEAKR; encoded by the coding sequence ATGAGCGCGCTGGCCGCCGCGACCTCCACCGGCGAGGCCGTGCAGTTCTGGGTGCTCGGCACCGTCGCCGTCGTCGGGGCGCTGTGCACCATCCTGATGAGGAAGGCCGTGCACAGCGCGCTGTGCCTCGCCGGGACCATGATCATCCTGGCGGTCTTCTACCTCGCCAACGGCGCGTACTTCCTGGGCGTCGTCCAGATCGTCGTCTACACCGGCGCGATCATGATGCTCTTCCTCTTCGTCGTCATGCTCGTCGGTGTCACGGCCGCGGACTCCCTCAAGGAGACCCTGAAGGGCCAGCGCTGGTGGGCCGCCCTCTGCGGCATCGGCTTCGGCGTCCTGCTGATCGCGGGCATCGGCCACGCCTCGCTGGGCCCCGGGTCCTTCATCGGGCTCGGCGAGGCCAACGCGGCGGGCAACGTCGAGGGCCTGGCGGCACTGATCTTCACCAAGTACGTCTTCGCCTTCGAGATCACCGGTGCCCTGCTCATCACGGCGGCGGTCGGCGCGATGGTGCTCACCCACCGGGAGCGCACCGAGCGCGCGAAGACCCAGCGCGAACTGGCCGAGCAGCGGGTGCGGGAGGGCAAGCACCTGCCGCCGCTCCCCGCCCCGGGTGTGTACGCCCGGCACAACGCGGTGGACATCGCGGGTCTGCTCCCCGACGGCACCCCGTCGGAGCTGACCGTCAACAAGACGCTGCGCGCCCGCGGACAGATCCGCGACGTGTCCCGTGAGGCGCTGAACGACCTCAAGGCGCTGGAGCGGCGCTCCGAGGAGCGCCTCGGCCGGGACCGGGACGAGCTCGACCGGGACGGCCGGCGCGACGGACAGGAGGCCAAGCGGTGA
- the nuoK gene encoding NADH-quinone oxidoreductase subunit NuoK, with product MNPVNYLYLAALLFTIGAAGVLIRRNAIVVFMCIELMLNACNLALVAFSRMHGNLDGQIIAFFTMVVAAAEVVVGLAIIVSLFRSRHSASVDDASLMKL from the coding sequence GTGAATCCCGTCAACTATCTCTATCTCGCCGCCCTGTTGTTCACCATCGGCGCGGCAGGCGTGCTGATCAGGCGGAACGCGATCGTGGTCTTCATGTGCATCGAGCTGATGCTCAACGCCTGCAACCTCGCGCTCGTCGCCTTCTCCCGGATGCACGGCAATCTCGACGGCCAGATCATCGCCTTCTTCACGATGGTCGTCGCCGCCGCCGAGGTCGTGGTCGGGCTCGCGATCATCGTGTCGCTGTTCCGTTCCCGCCACTCGGCCTCGGTCGACGACGCCAGTCTGATGAAGCTGTAA
- the nuoL gene encoding NADH-quinone oxidoreductase subunit L, which yields MDNAENLIALLVAAPLLGAALLLLGGRRLDRTGHWIGTALAAASFVVAVVLFADMLGRPGDDRTLYQHLFSWIPVGGFQADVAFQLDQLSMTFVLLITGVGSLIHLYSVGYMEHDERRRRFFGYLNLFLAAMLLLVLADNYLLLYVGWEGVGLASYLLIGFWQHKPSAATAAKKAFLVNRVGDMGLSIAIMLMFTTFGTFAFGPVLDSTGRTSEGTLTALGLLLLLAACGKSAQVPLQSWLGDAMEGPTPVSALIHAATMVTAGVYLITRSGAIFNAAPDAQLAVVTVGAVTLLFGAIVGCAKDDIKKALAGSTMSQIGYMILAAGLGPIGYAFAIMHLVTHGFFKAGLFLGAGSVMHGMNDEVDMRKYGGLRKYMPITFVTFGLGYLAIIGFPGLSGFFSKDKIIEAAFAKGGTEGWILGGAALLGAAITAFYMTRVMLMTFFGEKRWQPDDKGELPHPHESPRTMTIPMIVLAFGSVFAGGLFSWHESFVKWLEPVTSFEHGHSPLSAATVTTATVAVMVLGVALAYLQYGRRPVPVTPPRGSLLTRAARRDLLQDDFNHVVLVRGGEHLTRSLVYVDHSLVDGVVNGTAASFGGLSGRLRKLQNGYARTYAVTMFGGTAVLIAATLLMRAV from the coding sequence GTGGACAACGCAGAGAACCTGATCGCGCTGCTGGTCGCGGCGCCCCTGCTCGGAGCGGCCCTGCTGCTGCTCGGCGGGCGCCGGCTCGACCGCACGGGCCACTGGATCGGCACCGCGCTCGCCGCCGCCTCCTTCGTCGTCGCCGTCGTGCTGTTCGCCGACATGCTCGGCCGGCCCGGTGACGACCGGACCCTGTACCAGCACCTGTTCAGCTGGATCCCGGTCGGCGGCTTCCAGGCGGACGTCGCCTTCCAGCTGGACCAGCTGTCGATGACCTTCGTCCTGCTGATCACCGGCGTCGGCTCGCTCATCCATCTGTACTCCGTGGGGTACATGGAGCACGACGAGCGCCGCCGCCGCTTCTTCGGCTATCTCAACCTCTTCCTCGCGGCGATGCTCCTGCTCGTGCTCGCCGACAACTACCTGCTGCTGTACGTCGGGTGGGAGGGCGTCGGCCTCGCCTCGTACCTGCTCATCGGCTTCTGGCAGCACAAGCCCAGCGCGGCGACGGCGGCGAAGAAGGCATTCCTGGTCAACCGGGTCGGCGACATGGGCCTGTCCATCGCCATCATGCTGATGTTCACCACCTTCGGCACCTTCGCCTTCGGTCCGGTGCTGGACTCCACGGGCAGGACGTCCGAGGGCACGCTCACCGCCCTGGGGCTGCTCCTGCTGCTCGCCGCCTGCGGCAAGTCCGCGCAGGTGCCGCTGCAGTCCTGGCTCGGGGACGCGATGGAGGGTCCGACCCCGGTCTCGGCCCTGATCCACGCGGCCACGATGGTCACCGCCGGCGTCTACCTGATCACCCGCTCCGGAGCGATCTTCAACGCCGCCCCGGACGCCCAGCTCGCGGTCGTCACGGTCGGCGCGGTCACGCTGCTCTTCGGTGCGATCGTCGGTTGCGCGAAGGACGACATCAAGAAGGCGCTGGCCGGTTCGACGATGTCCCAGATCGGCTACATGATCCTGGCGGCGGGCCTCGGCCCGATCGGATACGCCTTCGCGATCATGCACCTGGTCACCCACGGCTTCTTCAAGGCCGGGCTCTTCCTCGGCGCCGGTTCGGTCATGCACGGCATGAACGACGAGGTGGACATGAGGAAGTACGGCGGTCTGCGGAAGTACATGCCGATCACCTTCGTGACCTTCGGCCTCGGCTACCTCGCCATCATCGGCTTCCCGGGCCTGTCCGGCTTCTTCTCCAAGGACAAGATCATCGAGGCGGCCTTCGCCAAGGGCGGCACCGAGGGCTGGATCCTCGGCGGCGCGGCCCTGCTGGGCGCCGCCATCACCGCCTTCTACATGACGCGCGTGATGCTGATGACCTTCTTCGGCGAGAAGCGCTGGCAGCCCGACGACAAGGGCGAACTGCCGCACCCGCACGAGTCGCCGAGGACGATGACGATCCCGATGATCGTGCTGGCCTTCGGCTCGGTCTTCGCCGGCGGGCTGTTCTCCTGGCACGAGTCGTTCGTGAAGTGGCTGGAGCCGGTCACCAGCTTCGAGCACGGCCACTCGCCGCTCAGCGCCGCCACGGTCACGACCGCGACGGTCGCCGTGATGGTCCTCGGTGTCGCGCTCGCCTATCTCCAGTACGGCCGGCGCCCGGTGCCGGTCACCCCGCCGCGCGGCTCGCTGCTCACCCGGGCCGCCCGCCGCGACCTCCTCCAGGACGACTTCAACCACGTGGTCCTGGTGCGGGGCGGCGAGCACCTGACCCGCTCGCTCGTGTACGTGGACCACAGCCTGGTCGACGGGGTCGTCAACGGCACGGCGGCCTCCTTCGGCGGCCTCTCCGGCCGGCTCCGCAAGCTGCAGAACGGCTACGCCCGCACCTACGCGGTCACGATGTTCGGAGGTACGGCGGTGCTGATCGCCGCGACCCTGCTGATGAGGGCGGTGTAA
- a CDS encoding NADH-quinone oxidoreductase subunit M, translating to MSFPLLTATAALPALGAIATAAVPAGRRTAAKWLALLVSLGTLVLAAVIAVRFEPGGDRYQLTESHAWIKDFGVRYELGVDGIGVALIALTAVLIPFVILAGWHDADPSPASGGETPKETKNYRWRPTQGFFALILSVEAMVILSFEATDVFLFYILFEAMLIPMYFLIGGFGDRAHAGTDENAAAQRSYAAVKFLLYNLVGGLIMLAAVIGLYVVAGNFSLTEIAEARANGTLEMATNTERLLFLGFFFAFAVKAPLWPLHTWLPNAMGESTAPVAVLITAVVDKVGTFAMLRFCLGLFPEASEWATPVILALALISIVYGALLAVGQRDIKRLVAYASISHFGFIIMGIFAMTTQGQSGATLYMVNHGISTAALMLVAGFLISRRGSRLIADYGGVQKVAPILAGTFLIGGLATLSLPGLAPFVSEFLVLVGTFARYPVVGIIATFGIVLAALYTLVLYQRTMTGPVKEEVRTLPDLRLRELVVVTPLIALLIFLGVYPKPLTDIVNPAVEHTMSDVQKKDPQPEVEAAK from the coding sequence ATGTCCTTCCCGCTCCTCACCGCGACGGCGGCACTCCCGGCGCTCGGCGCGATCGCCACCGCCGCCGTCCCGGCCGGCCGCCGCACCGCCGCCAAGTGGCTGGCGCTGCTGGTCTCCCTGGGCACGCTCGTGCTCGCTGCGGTGATCGCCGTGCGGTTCGAGCCCGGCGGCGACCGCTACCAGCTCACCGAGTCCCACGCCTGGATCAAGGACTTCGGGGTCCGCTACGAACTGGGCGTGGACGGGATCGGGGTGGCGCTGATCGCGCTGACCGCCGTGCTGATCCCGTTCGTCATCCTGGCCGGCTGGCACGACGCCGACCCTTCCCCCGCCTCCGGCGGGGAGACCCCCAAGGAGACGAAGAACTACCGCTGGCGGCCGACCCAGGGCTTCTTCGCCCTGATCCTGTCCGTCGAGGCGATGGTGATCCTCTCCTTCGAGGCCACCGACGTCTTCCTCTTCTACATCCTCTTCGAGGCCATGCTCATCCCGATGTACTTCCTCATCGGCGGCTTCGGGGACCGTGCCCACGCGGGCACCGACGAGAACGCGGCGGCGCAGCGCTCCTACGCCGCGGTGAAATTCCTCCTCTACAACCTGGTCGGCGGCCTGATCATGCTGGCCGCGGTGATCGGGCTCTACGTGGTCGCCGGCAACTTCTCGCTGACGGAGATCGCCGAGGCCCGTGCCAACGGCACGTTGGAGATGGCGACCAACACCGAACGGCTGCTGTTCCTCGGCTTCTTCTTCGCCTTCGCGGTGAAGGCGCCGCTGTGGCCGCTGCACACCTGGCTGCCGAACGCGATGGGCGAGTCGACGGCCCCGGTCGCCGTGCTGATCACGGCCGTGGTCGACAAGGTCGGCACGTTCGCGATGCTGCGCTTCTGCCTCGGACTGTTCCCGGAGGCGTCCGAGTGGGCGACTCCGGTGATCCTGGCCCTGGCCCTGATCAGCATCGTCTACGGGGCGCTGCTCGCCGTCGGCCAGCGCGACATCAAGCGCCTGGTCGCCTACGCGTCGATCTCCCACTTCGGCTTCATCATCATGGGCATCTTCGCGATGACGACCCAGGGCCAGTCCGGGGCCACGCTCTACATGGTCAACCACGGGATCTCGACCGCCGCGCTGATGCTGGTGGCCGGCTTCCTGATCTCGCGGCGCGGGTCCCGGCTCATCGCCGACTACGGCGGGGTGCAGAAGGTCGCGCCGATCCTCGCCGGCACCTTCCTCATCGGCGGCCTGGCGACCCTGTCGCTGCCGGGACTCGCGCCGTTCGTCAGTGAGTTCCTGGTCCTCGTCGGGACGTTCGCGCGCTATCCGGTGGTCGGCATCATCGCCACCTTCGGCATCGTGCTCGCCGCGCTCTACACCCTGGTCCTGTACCAGCGGACGATGACCGGGCCGGTGAAGGAGGAGGTGCGGACCCTGCCTGACCTGCGGCTGCGCGAGCTGGTGGTGGTCACCCCGCTCATCGCACTGCTGATCTTCCTCGGCGTCTATCCGAAGCCGCTGACGGACATCGTGAACCCGGCCGTCGAGCACACCATGTCCGACGTCCAGAAGAAGGACCCCCAGCCCGAGGTGGAGGCGGCCAAGTGA